The Anopheles maculipalpis chromosome 3RL, idAnoMacuDA_375_x, whole genome shotgun sequence genomic sequence TCGTCTATGTTTTTCAGAacataaatcttaaaaactACATAAAAAGTTACACAATGTAGTGCAACTTTAACCGTAAAATATCAGTCTCCACTCACCATGAAGTTACCGGCACTGCAAATCCGTCCAGTGAGTTTGCGGCTGCTCGCTGCTGTATCGTGCCGGAGCAATAAAAAGTCGACAATCACAGTCACTGGTATCACACGATCGCTCGAAGGCGCTGCCAGCTAATCGCATTGACGCACCGCGTTATGTAATATCGCACCTTACCCCAGCAAGGCTCGACGACACGAAGGAGACGACAGTCACCAACCAAGTTCGGCCACCTGTCTCAACCGTCCGCTGGCCACCTGGTGGGGACCTGCGTGGCTCCGTTGTGGCTCGCTCACCGTGATCGGTCAGTGATTTATTTACCAAACTGTCCAATCGCCGTCTCGCACCGGCACCGGGCACGAAGTGTGCTCCCTACTACACCCTATAGCGTGCGATATCACGTGACAATGTGTGGAGCACGTGAAGGACATACGCATCTCGGTACACACGGTGGCGCTCGTGCGCGATCACTTGATCActgtggtgtgtgtttgggtgggGGATTTTAATTTCTGTCTGACTCTGGCTGAGCTGTGTTCTGATCCCTCCATCGCGAGCCTTTAGAGACCAACCCTCTTTTACGCTCAAGTCACGAGACTGATCTTGTGGTGATCGGGGTAGTTCACTCGCGATAAACACACCCCTTGTTGCATGGACAATGAAGTAACGTGCACGAATGTGCACTCATTAGGTTGAGTGAGATAGATTCATTTCTTGAACTCACGTGAGCCATAGACTAGAGTATTAGAGGAACTCCTTTTACGGAGGAAATGGTTTAATTACGGAAACAATTACATCAATGTCACGGTGGATGTCTTAGACATGGTTGACTCGAATAGAAAGAGGAATAAATTTGTTTGGCAAGTAACGTTACCACCGCAAGTTGGCAAGAAATTATGCTCCTGATTTACCTACAAAGCACCAGCCTCAGGGAAGGTGCACTCGGCACGAAAGAAGCACCCGTGTAGGTTCGTGCTTAATTTGATAGTCCACAGGACTTGTACCGGACTGTAGATACCGTTCGAAGGAGGGAAATGATTCCCGTAGGCTACGCATTACTTGTCATTGATTTAATGCGTACATGACTCCAGTACTGCGCGAGAGCGTGCATGATTTCTGCCCGatccgagaaaaaaaaaggaggatcGTATACTGAACTCCTCCAGCTGGCTAGCTAGCAGAGTGCTTGGATGTCTTTGAATTAGTTTAGCGCGAGAAACGTACCTTGACCACACATCCTACGTACGTAAGAGCGCAAAACCGATTCCATCCCCGACGGCAATGGACGACGGAACGCACCAAACAACGTAGAACAAAATATCCCTTGGCACGCAATATACACCGGCCACCAGTTCGTCGTAGTCCACCACAAGAGTCCCACAACACACATTTATGACGGAGTCGATACGAtacgagcaacaacaacaacaacaacaacaaaaaacacgcttTTCCAATGGGTGGCCCTGCGTGCCTGGGCGGCGTACACTTTATACAGTTTTGCTCTGTTGTGCTTGCAGCAAGGGATCGAAATAAATGAACCTATATTATCGACACACGGTGCAATCGGCTACCGGAATGGTGCCAAGAGTCTCGATCGTTTAGGTGCCGTCCACGTTCACCAGCAGTACCGGTTACAGTGGTTTATGGCCCATTTTTTCTGCTGACTCTACATGGTTTAAGGCTTCGAATCAGTCAATTGGGCGTTCTTTTCATGGCACTTCAATTCCCATCCGTGCGGGTAATCTAATCACTAGCCAGGGAGAGAACTGACGATAGTGGGCACCTTGACTGTATGTTGTTAATAGCATCCAACGCGTGAGTGAATGAATGTCTTAATATCTGCctgaattgaattgaacgaGGTTAGCATAGCGCATGATGCTTAATGGATGTATCGATGTGTCGTGAACATTTAAAGTCTAaccattattattttatacgaCGCTGCGGTTCGGATTGGAACACAGCCATAACAACGATCATACAGATGCTTTTCTCCATTTCTCTATCGTGCCTAATTGACTTCCACTATTTTTACGATAATGGCGTTTGATGTCCATATTGAATAGTTACTTAAACTAATGTCTACACCGTGTTCAACATCTACCCATGCAGTAAGTGGCGCATTGCGATTTGTAGATGTAcatcaaaatcatttttaattctcaatataaaacaaactagCAGCGGTAGCAGGTTTCTTTCCCATAAACAAAGAATTGGACAAAGTCGCTCCAGAATTGAACCGCCCGCTTTGTAGAGCATTCTCGCCCGCAATAACTCGATTGAACGAAGTTGTTGAATATCTTCGCGGCGCCTTAACCGGTATGTAATTCGTGTGCAAACCAGCTGCAATCGATGTACGACGCTGGGCCATTCCATTCGATTTTATAGGAGATATTTATTTCGGAGTACTGGTAGACGATGGACAAATACTACCGGCAAAGCTATCCTCGGAGGAGGGTGTTAAACCGATACCGGAATTCGTCGAAGACTTTGCTTGTGACGTCTTAAACAAAGAATTGGACAAAGTCGCTCCAGAATTGAACCGCCCGCTTTGTAGAGCATTCTCGCCCGCAATAACTCGATTGAACGAAGCAGTTGAATATCTTCGCGGCGCCTTAACCGGTGTGTAATTCGTGTGCAAACTAGCTGCAATCGATGTACGACGCTGGGCAATTTCACTCGATTTTATAGAATATATTTCTTTCGGAGTACTGCTACACAATCGACAAATCCTACCGGCAAAGCTATCCTTGGGGGAGGGTGTTAAACCGATACCGGAATCCATCGAAGAGTTTGCTTGTGACGTCTTCACACCGTTGACCAGATTGAAAGAATTCACGGAAAATCTTCGCTGCGGCTGTAAACTGCTTGAGTACGGTTGGATCGCACAAGATGCGTAAGTTGATAGCCTTCGTTGGAAAAATCTTACTGGCCCGGACGGATGCTTTGCTTCCACACCGGTGGTGTTGCTTCTTCCACTGGACACCTCTGTTTTGCGCATGTTTACTTGCAAAGTCCTTCGATACAGACGGATGTTTTCGTACTCTTTTTGGGATTCCACCATCTTCTGTTGTATTTTGATTTCCAGTTCGTCTAGCCGGTGTGACGATTTGCGTGCCGACAGTATCGCCTGGACAAGATTCTGCCGGTGTTTGTACTGGAAGGTTAGCGTTTTGGCAGCGATCTGATAGAAGCTGACCGGTGATGGGTGGTAAAGTATTCGCTCCTTCGATTCCATATATTCGCCGAGTTCGGTAAAGTTAACTGAAGTCTTGCATATCGGACAGTTTGTTCCACGGTTAGTTTCGGCCATGCACGACCGGCACAGTATGTCAGAGCAGGATAACTGGTAGAATTGGCtttctttgtttgcttgcaGCTTGTTGCAGAGTCCACAGTGGATCCACCATTGAATGGACATGGTTATATTTGAACTAGCTTTTGGCCACTTTAACACAGATAATCGATAAATTCGTATTACAAAACTGAGTGGAGTATGTTTTAACAGTTTGTTTATTCCGACGTCTACTAGAATCATTTTTCGATCCAGTGAACCAGTAGCAAAGTTAACTTGATCTTATTTGTATTTACTTTTAAATTGCGAACTTGAATCGACCGTTGAAAGCAGTTTCACtatacatatgtatatgtaaatatttattgagtacaaaaaacaacacacgaaattgaaattgttgaCTCATCCCGAAACTCTTCTTTGCAACCAGTTGTAAATTTCacgattattattttacgCCTCTTTTTCTTCCGTTGGCGCTTCTTCCAAGTCGCTCGGTTTCGCGCGTCCCCTAATTCACACACCATGTGGTGTGCCGATTAATACCGTACGATAATGGCCACCGCTGCGTACATCGTCTTCGTTGTTTATGCGGATTATTGACATTTTACGACACGCAACCATTCAATATGCGGTGTGGTGCAATATTTTGACATTCCCGTAATTCGATAATTGATTGAacgatctctctctctcccgaaCACGTGTACCAGCGGTCGTACAACGGAAATGTTTGTTCCTGGTGAGGGCATGCCGTTCTTGCAGTGGCGGATTCGATtgaagataaaataaacaaccatTTCGCAAAGTGAACATTTTgttcccggtttttttttttgcgactgCACATTCAAAACGCCAATCGATGGGGTTTGGGTAAGGAGCgaaatttatgaataaaaGAACAAGAGCTTACCCCTGGATCGGTCGCACAGCAGCTATCTGAGGTAGGGTTTTTGCGATTCCACGCCAGCGATGCTGATGAGTGTGTGATAACGGATAACGTCTTTCGAGCCGTGCCCATTCGAAAGGGGAAACGTTGGGAGGATGGATTGgcgaaaaaaatgcatttattcatttatgcAGCAGCTTGTGCATTAAACTGTTTATGCATTGCAGCACCGTACCAGCAAACGATTAAATTTGCGTTAATCAGATCCGTTGCAAGATGACTATTTGTCGCCTGTTTGCCAACCCCGGGACGATAGCGATCGTCCGAGGCAATGCCTTTGATGAGTGGTTTGGTTCCGAAACGATCTTAAAGAAATCTTAACCCAAATGCACGAACCGCAAGCCATTGAGAGAGACGTTTATCGTTCATCGTTCGCTGACAAATTTATTGCAGTTTAGATAGAAAGATTAGCAagcattaaaataatgtttcgcTCCGAGATGGTCTTAATCGTTTGACAAAGTCATAAAATTACTTTTCTTCTGTACTACACACCGCTTTTtcgaataaataataatctcTTAGAAGTCTAATTCAACCAGCGGGAAAGCCTCCTTTCCATTATTACATCTAAACCGAAGGTTCACCGCACAACGCACCCAAGACTTGATGGTTGTGCGTACAACGCGAAACAGCATGCAGCCTAGGAGACTCTAATGGCGAATCGAATATCGTGTGGAGCACCGATGTTCGTGTCCCAACGCGAAAAAAGGAGGTTGTTTTAGAGTTGCATTCTACgagcgggcgcgcgcgcgcgcgtacacATAATGTTGGCAAA encodes the following:
- the LOC126566020 gene encoding uncharacterized protein LOC126566020; the protein is MSIQWWIHCGLCNKLQANKESQFYQLSCSDILCRSCMAETNRGTNCPICKTSVNFTELGEYMESKERILYHPSPVSFYQIAAKTLTFQYKHRQNLVQAILSARKSSHRLDELEIKIQQKMVESQKEYENIRLYRRTLQVNMRKTEVSSGRSNTTGVEAKHPSGPVRFFQRRLSTYASCAIQPYSSSLQPQRRFSVNSFNLVNGVKTSQANSSMDSGIGLTPSPKDSFAGRICRLCSSTPKEIYSIKSSEIAQRRTSIAASLHTNYTPVKAPRRYSTASFNRVIAGENALQSGRFNSGATLSNSLFKTSQAKSSTNSGIGLTPSSEDSFAGSICPSSTSTPK